From Aerosticca soli, a single genomic window includes:
- a CDS encoding GDCCVxC domain-containing (seleno)protein has translation MTTELILQSTLTCPHCGHQVTETMPTDACQFFYDCAGCGELLRPKAGDCCVFCSYGSVPCPPIQQQKSCCG, from the coding sequence ATGACGACCGAGCTCATCCTGCAGAGCACGCTAACCTGTCCGCACTGCGGCCATCAGGTCACCGAGACCATGCCGACTGACGCGTGCCAGTTCTTTTACGACTGTGCGGGTTGCGGCGAGCTGCTCCGACCGAAAGCCGGCGACTGCTGCGTGTTCTGCTCCTACGGCAGTGTGCCGTGTCCGCCGATCCAGCAGCAGAAGTCGTGCTGCGGGTAA
- a CDS encoding cation diffusion facilitator family transporter — protein MNAGHDHVGTEIRHETPLWWALGLTSMFLVAEIIGGLLTNSLALLSDAAHMATDVIALTISLTAVRLARRPPDAKRTYGYARMEAIGALVNGGLLFLVAGYILWEAVRRFSEPPSVASTGMLVIAVLGLVINLISMRLLKAGSGENLNVKGAYLEVWADMIGSVGVIIGALIIKFTGFYIADPIIAVLIGLWVLPRTWTLLREAGNVLMEGTPRGVDTERVRAEMLATPGVAALHDVHVWALSSTRSAMAAHVIMDGDASDAEALRLRLAQMLEARFDIHHVTLQVETTSCGLGCEEPQKV, from the coding sequence ATGAATGCCGGGCACGATCATGTGGGTACGGAGATCAGGCACGAGACGCCGCTGTGGTGGGCACTCGGCCTGACCAGTATGTTTCTTGTCGCCGAGATCATCGGCGGTCTGCTTACCAACAGCTTGGCCTTGTTGTCGGACGCGGCACACATGGCGACCGATGTGATCGCGCTGACGATCTCGCTGACCGCCGTGCGCCTGGCACGACGTCCCCCCGATGCGAAACGCACCTATGGTTACGCGCGCATGGAAGCCATCGGCGCACTCGTCAATGGTGGCTTGCTGTTCCTCGTCGCCGGCTACATCTTGTGGGAGGCGGTGCGGCGTTTCAGCGAACCGCCGTCGGTGGCCTCCACCGGCATGCTGGTGATCGCGGTGCTCGGGCTGGTGATCAACCTCATCTCGATGCGATTGCTCAAGGCCGGCAGCGGTGAAAACCTCAACGTGAAAGGCGCCTATCTGGAAGTTTGGGCCGACATGATCGGTTCGGTCGGCGTAATCATCGGCGCGTTGATCATCAAGTTCACCGGCTTTTACATTGCCGATCCAATCATCGCCGTGTTGATTGGTCTGTGGGTGCTGCCGCGGACATGGACATTGCTGCGAGAGGCCGGGAATGTCCTGATGGAGGGGACGCCTCGTGGCGTCGATACTGAACGGGTCCGCGCCGAAATGCTGGCCACTCCGGGCGTGGCTGCGCTGCACGATGTGCACGTATGGGCGCTCAGCAGCACGCGTTCGGCGATGGCGGCGCATGTGATCATGGATGGCGACGCATCAGACGCAGAAGCGCTGCGGCTCCGGCTGGCGCAGATGCTGGAGGCGCGCTTTGACATCCATCACGTGACGCTGCAGGTCGAAACAACGTCGTGCGGGCTGGGGTGCGAGGAGCCGCAAAAGGTTTGA
- a CDS encoding TolC family protein — MRRIWQTSPEVQAARADLDAAQARARAAAQPLYNPSLSLDAENADVNRRTAGISLPLDLSGKRRARASQGEADLRAAEAAYNLVRRDVAARWLKAWSTAALAARQSELGQRRLTLMQRFDDLAAQRLKVGDISSPERDLAGLALGEAQVQQATLASNEAAARAELLAISGDQLTALPPLPAGMPPVVGSVTPLPVDELPELRQSRAQQASAEAGVQVARRARIPDPTLSLTGGQVRSGPRTDQVIGVSVSIPLPVLNTGRAEVDAARAEADAAAAGVRSRQFVLRAGLQEAQARYAALRGAAEAFRTGRAAAFEDRTALLEKLWRAGEISTSDYLVQLKQSLDTALSGQELESQAWQAWFDYLTAAGRLNDWLDGRTQDGPNQDISR, encoded by the coding sequence GTGCGTCGTATCTGGCAAACCAGCCCCGAGGTGCAGGCCGCGCGGGCCGATCTTGACGCGGCCCAAGCCCGTGCACGTGCCGCCGCGCAGCCGCTGTACAACCCCTCTCTGTCACTCGATGCGGAGAACGCCGACGTCAATCGGCGTACGGCTGGCATCAGTCTGCCGCTGGATCTGTCCGGTAAGCGTCGTGCCCGGGCCAGTCAGGGCGAGGCCGACCTGCGCGCCGCCGAGGCGGCCTATAACCTAGTGCGGCGTGACGTCGCCGCCCGCTGGCTGAAAGCCTGGTCGACGGCCGCGCTCGCGGCCCGACAGAGTGAGCTGGGCCAGCGTCGCCTCACGCTGATGCAGCGCTTCGATGACCTGGCCGCGCAGCGGCTGAAGGTCGGCGACATCAGTAGTCCCGAACGCGATCTGGCCGGCCTGGCACTGGGTGAGGCGCAGGTGCAACAAGCCACGCTCGCGAGCAACGAAGCGGCGGCCCGTGCCGAGTTGCTGGCCATCAGTGGCGATCAGCTGACCGCGCTGCCACCGTTGCCAGCCGGCATGCCACCAGTGGTGGGCAGCGTCACGCCGTTGCCTGTCGATGAGCTGCCCGAACTGCGACAGTCCCGTGCCCAGCAAGCCAGCGCCGAGGCAGGCGTGCAAGTCGCCCGTCGCGCCCGCATCCCCGATCCCACGCTGAGCCTGACCGGTGGACAGGTACGCAGCGGGCCGCGTACCGATCAGGTGATCGGCGTAAGCGTGTCCATTCCCTTGCCCGTGCTCAATACAGGGCGTGCCGAAGTGGATGCCGCCCGGGCAGAAGCCGATGCGGCCGCCGCAGGCGTGCGCTCGCGCCAGTTTGTCCTGCGTGCGGGGCTGCAGGAAGCGCAAGCCCGCTATGCCGCCTTACGCGGTGCCGCCGAGGCGTTTCGCACCGGCCGCGCCGCCGCGTTCGAGGACCGCACCGCGCTGCTGGAAAAGCTCTGGCGTGCCGGTGAGATCAGCACGTCCGATTACCTCGTACAGCTCAAGCAAAGCCTCGATACCGCGCTGTCGGGCCAGGAGCTGGAAAGCCAAGCCTGGCAGGCCTGGTTCGATTACCTCACCGCCGCTGGCCGTCTGAACGACTGGCTCGATGGCCGCACTCAGGACGGCCCCAATCAGGACATTTCCCGATGA
- a CDS encoding efflux RND transporter periplasmic adaptor subunit, whose product MNESLLKRGLLGMALLAALAGPAMAQDAPPANPLALDAKAIKTAGIVLDKVTPRDLTDELKAPGEVKADAYSTVLVSPRVESQVLARKARLGDVVKAGAPLVVLSSVQVAETQGALIVAEQDWQRIASLGPQAVSARRYNEAKVQRDQARAKLRAYGLSDGQIGGLLRKGSAAADGSFELLAPAAGRVTTDEFLVGERVEPGRTLFTLVKEDSVWVVAQMSPADAERVKPDADARILVHDTAIPGKVVQRSHQTDERTRTVPVRIEVDNRKDLLHPGELVEARIAAGSAVKALAVPADAIVLLQNQPTVFLAKGNGAFEPAPVMVGDTRDGWTVITQGLKAGDPYVRKGAFALKARLLRSQLGEE is encoded by the coding sequence ATGAATGAATCTCTATTGAAGCGCGGCCTGCTGGGCATGGCGTTGTTGGCCGCCCTGGCCGGACCGGCGATGGCACAAGACGCTCCGCCCGCCAACCCGCTCGCACTGGACGCCAAGGCGATCAAAACTGCCGGCATCGTGCTCGACAAGGTGACCCCGCGCGACCTGACTGATGAATTGAAGGCTCCCGGCGAAGTGAAGGCCGATGCGTATTCCACCGTGCTGGTGTCGCCGCGCGTGGAATCGCAGGTGCTGGCTCGCAAGGCCCGGCTGGGCGATGTCGTGAAAGCCGGTGCGCCGCTGGTCGTGCTCTCCAGCGTGCAGGTCGCCGAGACGCAAGGTGCATTGATCGTCGCCGAACAGGATTGGCAACGGATCGCATCGCTTGGGCCACAGGCGGTGTCGGCGCGCCGCTACAACGAGGCGAAAGTGCAGCGCGACCAGGCTCGCGCCAAGCTGCGTGCCTACGGCTTGTCCGATGGCCAGATCGGGGGTCTGCTGCGCAAGGGATCGGCCGCGGCCGATGGCAGTTTCGAACTGCTCGCGCCCGCGGCCGGCCGCGTCACCACCGATGAATTTCTGGTCGGTGAGCGGGTGGAGCCCGGCCGCACACTGTTCACCCTGGTCAAGGAAGATTCGGTGTGGGTCGTTGCGCAGATGTCCCCGGCCGATGCCGAACGGGTCAAACCCGACGCGGACGCCCGCATCCTCGTCCACGACACCGCCATACCCGGCAAAGTGGTACAGCGCTCGCACCAGACCGATGAGCGCACCCGCACCGTGCCGGTGCGCATCGAGGTCGACAACCGCAAGGATCTTCTGCATCCCGGTGAGCTGGTCGAAGCGCGTATTGCTGCCGGCAGCGCCGTGAAAGCGCTTGCGGTACCGGCCGACGCGATCGTGCTGCTGCAGAACCAGCCAACCGTATTCCTTGCCAAGGGTAACGGGGCGTTCGAGCCGGCACCGGTGATGGTCGGCGACACGCGCGACGGCTGGACAGTCATCACGCAAGGTCTCAAGGCCGGCGACCCTTACGTGCGCAAGGGTGCCTTCGCGCTGAAGGCGCGGTTGCTGCGCTCGCAGTTGGGAGAAGAATGA
- a CDS encoding copper-binding protein: MKKYVLTLACASALALASTAAFAQQMDPNMPGMAGMQTTKPTQAQGIGIVKAIDTTKGTITLQHQAITAIGWPAMTMTFKVDPPALLQKVKAGESVRFTLHPAGMASTVTAISPAG, from the coding sequence ATGAAGAAATACGTTTTAACCCTGGCATGCGCCAGTGCGCTGGCCTTGGCCTCGACCGCCGCGTTCGCCCAACAGATGGACCCGAACATGCCCGGCATGGCCGGTATGCAAACGACGAAACCCACTCAGGCCCAGGGCATAGGCATCGTCAAAGCCATCGATACCACCAAGGGCACGATCACGCTCCAGCACCAGGCCATTACGGCCATCGGCTGGCCGGCGATGACCATGACCTTCAAGGTCGACCCACCGGCGCTGCTGCAAAAGGTGAAGGCGGGCGAGTCGGTGCGGTTCACCCTGCATCCGGCCGGCATGGCCAGCACGGTGACGGCGATCAGCCCGGCAGGTTGA
- the merR gene encoding Hg(II)-responsive transcriptional regulator produces the protein MPSRQDTFSIGAFAKAAGVNVETIRFYQRKRLLAEPIRPPGGIRRYGSAEVARVKFVKSAQRLGFSLDEVAQLLRLEDGTHCAEAAGLAALRLADVRNRLADLARMETALAAHVEQCGTRQRNVSCPLIASLHAR, from the coding sequence ATGCCATCCAGGCAGGATACGTTTTCCATCGGCGCCTTCGCCAAGGCAGCCGGGGTCAATGTCGAAACGATCCGCTTCTACCAGCGCAAGCGCCTGTTGGCGGAGCCCATCCGTCCGCCGGGCGGCATTCGTCGCTACGGAAGCGCGGAGGTCGCGCGGGTGAAGTTCGTGAAATCCGCGCAGCGGTTGGGGTTCAGCCTTGATGAGGTGGCGCAGCTACTGCGGCTGGAGGATGGCACCCATTGCGCGGAAGCGGCCGGTCTCGCAGCGCTACGGCTGGCCGATGTGCGCAACCGACTGGCCGACCTCGCGCGCATGGAGACGGCCCTCGCTGCGCATGTCGAGCAATGCGGCACGCGTCAGCGCAACGTGTCCTGCCCGCTGATCGCCTCGCTGCATGCCCGCTGA
- a CDS encoding cation transporter, with product MSDTCCATTIDIAALQARQRRVLMIVLAINLATFTMMLAAAIYSGSSSLLSGGLDNLGDALTYLLSLAVVGASDRAKARVALFKGALILGAALAVAIQIGWRLLHPGVPIFEAIGIAALLNLVANAACLRLLLPYRKGDVNMASAWECSRNDVFEGVAVLAAAAGVGFFGAGWPDLLVASALLLMFLRSAWRVFRMAWRSYVSGDN from the coding sequence ATGTCTGATACGTGTTGTGCCACCACCATCGATATTGCCGCGTTGCAGGCGCGGCAGCGTCGGGTGTTGATGATCGTTCTGGCGATCAACCTCGCTACTTTCACGATGATGCTGGCCGCGGCGATCTACAGCGGTTCGTCGTCGCTGCTGTCCGGCGGGTTGGACAATCTTGGGGATGCGCTCACCTACCTCTTGAGCCTTGCGGTTGTTGGTGCCAGTGACCGCGCGAAGGCCCGGGTGGCGCTGTTCAAGGGCGCACTGATTCTTGGTGCGGCGCTTGCAGTCGCCATCCAGATTGGCTGGCGTCTCCTGCATCCTGGCGTGCCGATCTTCGAGGCGATCGGTATCGCCGCCTTGCTGAACCTGGTCGCCAATGCCGCATGCCTGCGCCTGCTGCTGCCTTACCGCAAAGGCGACGTCAACATGGCCTCGGCCTGGGAATGCTCGCGCAATGACGTGTTCGAAGGTGTCGCCGTGCTGGCAGCGGCCGCCGGCGTCGGCTTCTTCGGCGCCGGCTGGCCCGATCTGCTGGTTGCGTCGGCGTTGTTGTTGATGTTTCTGCGCTCGGCATGGCGGGTGTTCCGCATGGCGTGGCGAAGCTACGTGAGTGGAGACAACTGA
- a CDS encoding efflux RND transporter permease subunit yields the protein MLERLVTFSLRYKVLVLIAFVVIGFLGFQAVRQLPIDAFPDVTPVQVNVYTEASGLAAEDVEQLLTTPVESALAGLPKVEQIRSVSLFGLSYVSVYFDDSMDIYFARQLVNERLQQVGDRLPAGYGKPEMGPNTSGLGQVFWYTVERADDKLKGAAAGTAPNDMDLRTLQDWTIRLILRTAPGVDDVTSWGGQEKQFQVRIDPMKLIAHKLGFKEVIEALQANNAQVGGNFVDVGREQYLVRGLGLVQNAKDLGNIVLKTEDGTPVYVRDVATITEAGAPRTGAVTRDGKEVVMGQALARIGENAKSVVDAVKAKLDTVKQALPPGVVVKPVYERTELVNAAVETAVRALIEGSILVAIILFLFLGEFRSALVVVVALPLAMLIAFICMNQAGLSANLMSLAGLAIGIGMMVDGAVVMVENAYRIMAERKAHGGPVDRTSAVLAAAREVANPMAFAILIIIVVFLPLFSLQGLEGKMFKPMAFNISFAMAGSLILALTLIPVLAALVLKPKEEKDTRLVAFLKRHYATVLAWALERRKLVLGIAAGALIGSLALFPFLGKEFMPNLKEGAIMWRITSIPSASLDESINISKQVSALIKQKFPEVDTTLAMIGRAEKGETADVNYMEVYTPLKPKDQWRKGETLESIEEAMQKELSAALPTAVVSYTQPIQMRIEELISGVRATLALKIYGNDLGELDRLSARIKNTLAGVPGVADLALEANIGKPQIRIKVDRDALARYGLNADDVLTVVKNGIGGEPVTTLLDGVKRFDIAVRLDDADKNSLPAIKRIPIRTVSGALVQLSQIAEVSDAEGYSFIRREQLQRYAVIQMDVRGRDIDGFVKDANAAINEQVHIPTGYYTEWGGAFENQQRALKRLSLIVPATIFFIFVLLYTAFNSVKYAALILANVPFATIGGIVGLAITGQYLSVPSAIGFIAVFGVAMLNGIVLVSFLNEQREKGLPVRDAVIRGTALRMRPVMMTASVAILGLVPMLLSSGVGAETQRPLATVVVGGLITSTLLTLVLLPVLYDWIEERAARRLAKENTP from the coding sequence ATGCTGGAACGTCTGGTTACATTCTCCCTACGCTACAAGGTGCTGGTGCTGATCGCCTTCGTGGTGATCGGCTTCCTCGGTTTTCAGGCCGTACGCCAGTTGCCCATCGACGCGTTCCCTGATGTCACACCGGTGCAGGTCAACGTCTACACCGAGGCGTCGGGACTGGCCGCCGAAGATGTGGAACAGCTGCTCACCACGCCGGTGGAATCGGCGCTGGCCGGCCTGCCCAAGGTGGAACAGATCCGCTCGGTGAGTCTGTTCGGTTTGTCCTATGTGTCGGTGTATTTCGACGACAGCATGGACATCTACTTCGCCCGCCAGCTGGTCAACGAACGGCTGCAACAGGTGGGCGATCGCCTGCCGGCCGGCTACGGCAAGCCGGAGATGGGCCCGAACACGTCGGGTCTGGGTCAGGTGTTCTGGTACACGGTCGAGCGCGCCGACGACAAACTGAAGGGGGCCGCGGCGGGCACTGCCCCGAACGACATGGATCTGCGCACACTGCAGGACTGGACCATCCGCCTGATCCTGCGCACCGCCCCCGGCGTCGACGATGTCACGTCGTGGGGCGGCCAGGAAAAGCAGTTCCAGGTGCGCATCGATCCGATGAAACTGATCGCACACAAGCTCGGCTTCAAAGAGGTGATCGAAGCCTTGCAGGCGAACAATGCGCAGGTCGGCGGCAACTTCGTCGACGTGGGACGCGAGCAGTATCTGGTGCGCGGCCTGGGGCTGGTCCAGAACGCAAAGGATCTGGGCAACATCGTCCTCAAGACCGAAGATGGCACGCCGGTCTACGTACGTGACGTAGCCACGATCACCGAAGCGGGCGCCCCCCGTACGGGAGCCGTAACCCGGGATGGCAAGGAAGTCGTCATGGGCCAGGCCCTGGCCCGGATCGGTGAGAACGCCAAGAGCGTGGTCGATGCGGTCAAGGCCAAGCTCGACACGGTGAAGCAGGCGCTGCCGCCGGGCGTGGTGGTCAAGCCGGTGTACGAGCGTACCGAGCTCGTCAACGCGGCCGTAGAAACCGCGGTGCGGGCGCTGATCGAAGGCTCGATCCTGGTGGCGATCATCCTGTTCCTGTTTCTGGGCGAATTTCGCAGTGCGCTGGTGGTGGTCGTGGCGTTGCCGTTGGCGATGCTGATCGCTTTCATCTGCATGAACCAGGCCGGTCTGTCAGCCAACCTGATGTCGTTGGCAGGCTTGGCGATCGGCATCGGCATGATGGTCGATGGCGCGGTGGTGATGGTGGAGAACGCCTACCGCATCATGGCTGAGCGCAAAGCCCATGGCGGTCCGGTGGACCGCACCTCGGCCGTGCTGGCCGCTGCCCGCGAGGTCGCCAATCCGATGGCCTTCGCGATTCTGATCATCATCGTGGTGTTCCTGCCGCTGTTCAGCCTGCAGGGGCTGGAAGGCAAGATGTTCAAGCCGATGGCGTTCAACATCAGCTTCGCCATGGCCGGCTCGCTGATCCTGGCCCTGACGCTGATTCCGGTGCTGGCGGCGTTGGTATTAAAGCCCAAGGAAGAGAAGGACACGCGCTTGGTCGCGTTCCTGAAACGGCACTACGCCACCGTGCTGGCGTGGGCACTGGAACGGCGCAAGCTGGTGCTGGGCATCGCCGCCGGCGCCTTGATCGGCAGCCTCGCGCTGTTCCCGTTCCTGGGCAAGGAGTTCATGCCCAACCTGAAAGAGGGCGCCATCATGTGGCGTATCACCTCGATTCCCTCGGCCTCGCTGGATGAGTCGATCAATATCTCCAAGCAGGTGTCGGCACTGATCAAGCAGAAATTCCCGGAGGTGGACACCACGCTGGCGATGATCGGCCGCGCGGAAAAAGGCGAGACCGCCGACGTGAACTACATGGAGGTCTACACGCCGCTGAAGCCGAAGGATCAGTGGCGCAAGGGCGAGACGCTGGAAAGCATCGAGGAGGCGATGCAGAAGGAACTATCCGCCGCCTTGCCGACCGCGGTGGTGAGCTACACCCAGCCGATCCAGATGCGCATTGAGGAACTGATCTCGGGTGTGCGCGCCACCCTGGCGCTGAAAATCTACGGCAATGACCTGGGCGAGCTGGATCGTCTCAGCGCCCGTATCAAGAACACGCTTGCGGGTGTGCCGGGGGTGGCCGATCTGGCGCTGGAGGCTAATATCGGCAAGCCGCAGATCCGCATCAAGGTGGATCGCGACGCGCTGGCCCGTTACGGTCTGAATGCGGACGACGTGCTGACCGTGGTGAAGAACGGCATCGGTGGCGAGCCGGTGACCACCCTGCTCGATGGCGTGAAGCGCTTCGACATAGCGGTGCGGCTGGACGATGCGGACAAGAACTCGCTGCCGGCGATCAAGCGCATTCCGATCCGCACCGTCAGCGGTGCGCTGGTACAGCTATCACAGATTGCCGAGGTAAGCGATGCGGAGGGTTATTCGTTCATTCGCCGCGAGCAGTTGCAACGCTATGCGGTGATCCAGATGGACGTGCGCGGCCGTGACATCGACGGCTTCGTCAAGGACGCGAATGCCGCGATCAACGAACAGGTGCACATCCCGACGGGCTACTACACCGAATGGGGCGGCGCGTTCGAAAACCAGCAACGGGCATTGAAGCGGCTGTCGCTGATCGTGCCGGCGACGATCTTCTTCATCTTCGTGCTGCTCTACACCGCCTTCAACTCGGTGAAGTACGCCGCGCTGATCCTGGCCAACGTGCCGTTCGCCACCATTGGCGGCATCGTCGGGCTGGCGATCACCGGGCAATACCTGTCGGTGCCCTCGGCGATCGGGTTTATCGCGGTGTTCGGCGTGGCGATGTTGAACGGCATCGTGTTGGTGAGCTTCTTGAACGAGCAGCGCGAGAAAGGCTTGCCCGTGCGGGACGCAGTCATCCGCGGCACCGCCCTGCGCATGCGGCCGGTGATGATGACGGCCAGCGTGGCGATCCTTGGCCTGGTGCCGATGCTGCTCTCCAGCGGTGTCGGGGCGGAAACCCAGCGTCCGCTGGCCACCGTGGTGGTCGGCGGCCTGATCACCTCGACCTTGCTGACGCTGGTCCTGCTGCCGGTGCTGTACGACTGGATCGAAGAACGCGCCGCCCGGCGCCTCGCCAAGGAGAACACCCCATGA
- a CDS encoding cation transporter encodes MSDCGCHVQATNEAERRILRVALGLNATMFVVGIVAGLIAQSMGLIADSLDMLADASAYGIALLAWARSASFKASAAQLSGTLLLVLGLGVLLGVVWRLVMGSHPEGLWMTGIALVALVVNTTVLRLLERFRHGEVHLRATWLFTRVDVLANLAVIVSGVLVLLWHSAVPDLVIGTAIACYVLKEALGILREAKEARVAASESIVKP; translated from the coding sequence ATGAGCGACTGCGGCTGCCACGTGCAAGCGACCAATGAAGCGGAACGCCGAATTCTGCGCGTCGCCTTGGGGCTCAATGCCACGATGTTCGTGGTCGGCATCGTCGCGGGGCTGATCGCCCAGTCGATGGGATTGATCGCCGACTCGCTGGATATGCTGGCCGATGCGAGTGCCTACGGCATCGCCCTGCTGGCGTGGGCGCGCAGCGCGAGCTTCAAGGCCTCGGCGGCACAACTGAGCGGAACACTGCTTTTGGTGCTGGGGCTAGGCGTCTTGCTCGGTGTCGTGTGGCGCCTTGTGATGGGAAGCCACCCCGAGGGCTTATGGATGACGGGCATCGCCTTGGTGGCTCTCGTCGTCAACACCACGGTGCTGCGCTTGCTGGAACGCTTTCGTCATGGTGAGGTGCATTTGCGAGCGACTTGGCTATTTACCCGGGTCGATGTCCTCGCGAACTTGGCGGTCATCGTCTCCGGTGTGCTGGTGCTTCTATGGCACAGCGCGGTGCCTGATCTGGTGATCGGTACGGCCATCGCCTGCTATGTACTGAAGGAGGCGCTGGGCATTCTGCGCGAAGCGAAGGAAGCGCGGGTTGCCGCCAGCGAATCGATCGTCAAACCATGA
- a CDS encoding phosphatase PAP2 family protein yields MTAPALGLGPVVYAVDLRLFHAIHPSTPPSPAMLHLARGLADGPLILTAALLGTMLMFPRWSMRSIALKAVGVAAVALLLNLVIGAVWDRARPFVAGVGQAWVSHAATGSFPSDHLTVQWVVAGILLLNQRSRVWGIGIALLGLLMAWARIYLGVHYPGDMLGALAIGGLAMLSGWAGVASQPHAVQRR; encoded by the coding sequence ATGACCGCTCCGGCATTGGGGCTTGGCCCGGTGGTGTATGCCGTTGACCTTCGACTGTTCCACGCCATCCATCCGTCTACACCGCCGTCGCCCGCGATGCTGCATCTGGCGCGCGGTCTGGCCGATGGGCCGTTGATCCTGACCGCTGCTCTCCTTGGGACGATGCTGATGTTTCCTCGGTGGTCGATGCGCTCGATCGCCCTGAAAGCGGTGGGTGTCGCTGCCGTGGCACTACTCCTGAATCTGGTCATCGGCGCTGTCTGGGATCGAGCGCGCCCCTTCGTGGCCGGTGTCGGCCAAGCATGGGTCTCCCATGCGGCGACCGGCAGCTTTCCCAGCGACCACCTGACCGTGCAGTGGGTCGTCGCCGGCATACTGTTGCTGAATCAACGCAGCCGAGTTTGGGGCATCGGGATCGCACTGCTTGGTCTGCTCATGGCATGGGCACGCATCTACCTGGGCGTGCATTATCCCGGCGATATGCTGGGAGCCCTCGCGATAGGTGGGCTGGCCATGCTGAGTGGCTGGGCTGGGGTTGCGAGCCAGCCCCACGCCGTCCAACGGCGGTGA
- a CDS encoding P-II family nitrogen regulator, which translates to MKEVKAFIHRGRVVDVIHALEEAGFRYLSVSDVKGLLTALNGQEQVYSMELGERVTRQIKLEVFCEDDQAERAVQLIRLHGRTGQSVAGWVYQSTVDRAWPIDGRVDND; encoded by the coding sequence ATGAAAGAAGTGAAGGCATTCATCCACCGTGGCCGCGTCGTCGACGTGATCCATGCACTGGAAGAAGCCGGGTTCCGTTATCTGTCGGTGAGCGACGTCAAGGGTCTATTGACCGCGCTCAACGGCCAGGAGCAGGTCTACTCGATGGAGCTGGGCGAGCGCGTCACCCGGCAGATCAAGCTCGAAGTGTTTTGCGAGGACGACCAAGCCGAACGGGCCGTGCAGCTGATCCGTTTGCACGGACGCACCGGCCAGAGTGTTGCGGGCTGGGTCTACCAGAGCACGGTGGATCGGGCGTGGCCGATCGACGGGCGTGTGGATAACGACTAA
- the merC gene encoding organomercurial transporter MerC: MSLLTRLADKAGLIGSAVSAAACVNCFPALAGLGAAIGLGVLSPYEGLFIRILLPAFAVIALLANALGWLGHRRWPRAVLGVLGPLLVLLAVFVMRASGHRTGWLLYPGLLLMVAVSVRDLLAPAPSASCRTASDTMDAH; the protein is encoded by the coding sequence ATGTCCTTGCTTACCCGGCTGGCCGACAAGGCCGGACTGATCGGCAGTGCCGTCTCGGCGGCGGCCTGCGTGAATTGCTTTCCCGCCCTGGCCGGCCTCGGTGCGGCGATCGGGCTGGGCGTATTGAGCCCGTATGAAGGCCTGTTTATCCGCATCCTGTTGCCGGCTTTCGCCGTCATCGCGCTACTCGCCAATGCGCTGGGCTGGCTCGGCCACCGGCGGTGGCCGCGTGCCGTGCTCGGTGTGCTCGGCCCGCTGCTGGTGCTGCTGGCGGTATTCGTAATGCGGGCCAGTGGCCATCGCACCGGGTGGCTGCTCTATCCGGGCCTGCTGCTGATGGTGGCGGTCTCAGTCCGCGATCTGCTGGCGCCGGCTCCCAGCGCGTCCTGCCGCACCGCCAGCGATACGATGGATGCCCACTGA